The following are from one region of the Geoalkalibacter subterraneus genome:
- a CDS encoding HAMP domain-containing sensor histidine kinase, whose product MSLFRPKSFLVLVLIGFSVVLMPLLIALISAQVSVRGMVDQGTETVYRSVSATEGGRVLVERLVDLERSARQYQVLKEPALLEDVAHKRDDVLTRIENLAVLADPSQHGVLESLREGVDALTAELLFAAGNGESSVSDLDLDEFVRLNAMAKTVYFNSYDLIVREVDSLHARASKVQNLLIWTSLGLLPLTLLLVAFFVRRLSRPVQQINKKIMRLGEGDFSTEISVGGPQDLRDLGQRLDWLRQRLGEVEREKHRFLAHVSHELKTPLASIREGSELLIEQVGGPLTKQQREIARILGKNSVQLQKMIENLLGFSRNPTRSIRSETKVDLQEMIEALLQDHRAVVLKKNLQIKTHLRPGELTVDRDRLRTVLDNLLSNAVKNTPSGGRVEVSVRSADDETLIDVSDSGPGVDETEEKKIFEPFFQGSAPCLGPVQGTGLGLSIVKEYVDGFNGRIELQKSTYGGALFRLHLPMKMETPHE is encoded by the coding sequence ATGAGCTTGTTTCGGCCCAAATCCTTTCTCGTTCTCGTTCTGATTGGCTTCAGCGTGGTTCTGATGCCGCTGTTGATTGCCCTGATTTCCGCCCAGGTTTCAGTGCGGGGGATGGTGGATCAGGGGACCGAAACGGTGTACCGCTCTGTTTCCGCGACCGAAGGGGGGCGGGTGCTGGTAGAGCGCCTGGTGGATCTGGAGCGAAGTGCCCGCCAGTACCAGGTACTCAAGGAGCCCGCCCTGCTTGAGGATGTTGCGCACAAGCGCGATGATGTCCTCACTCGGATCGAGAATCTTGCGGTTCTGGCCGATCCGTCCCAGCATGGCGTTCTGGAGAGCCTGCGGGAAGGAGTCGATGCGTTGACCGCTGAGCTGCTCTTTGCTGCTGGCAATGGAGAGAGTTCTGTCTCCGATCTCGATCTTGATGAATTCGTGCGTCTCAACGCTATGGCTAAGACGGTTTATTTCAACAGCTATGACCTCATTGTACGGGAGGTGGACAGTCTGCATGCCAGAGCCTCCAAGGTGCAGAATCTTCTGATCTGGACGTCCCTGGGTCTGCTGCCCCTGACCCTGTTGCTGGTCGCGTTCTTCGTCAGGCGGCTTTCGCGCCCGGTGCAGCAGATCAATAAAAAGATCATGCGCCTGGGCGAGGGGGACTTTTCCACCGAGATCAGTGTCGGCGGTCCTCAAGACCTTCGTGATCTGGGGCAGCGCCTGGATTGGCTTCGCCAGCGCCTCGGCGAAGTTGAGAGAGAAAAACATCGCTTCCTTGCCCATGTTTCCCATGAGCTGAAAACCCCGCTGGCCTCAATCCGCGAAGGTTCGGAACTTCTCATCGAACAGGTGGGCGGCCCCCTGACCAAACAGCAGCGCGAGATTGCCAGAATACTTGGAAAAAACAGCGTACAGTTGCAGAAGATGATTGAAAACCTGCTTGGATTCAGCCGTAATCCGACCCGCAGCATCCGAAGTGAAACAAAGGTCGATCTGCAGGAGATGATCGAAGCGCTGCTGCAGGATCATCGGGCCGTGGTCCTGAAAAAAAACCTGCAGATCAAAACCCATCTTCGTCCTGGAGAGCTGACCGTCGACCGGGACCGTCTGCGCACTGTTTTGGACAATTTACTGTCCAATGCGGTAAAAAACACTCCCTCCGGGGGACGGGTGGAAGTCTCAGTAAGGTCTGCGGACGATGAAACCCTGATAGATGTGTCCGATTCAGGTCCCGGGGTGGATGAAACAGAGGAAAAAAAGATTTTTGAACCATTCTTTCAGGGCAGCGCCCCCTGTCTCGGTCCCGTCCAGGGGACAGGGCTCGGCTTGTCAATTGTCAAGGAATATGTCGATGGGTTCAATGGGCGGATCGAACTTCAAAAAAGTACCTATGGTGGAGCGCTGTTTCGCCTCCATTTGCCGATGAAGATGGAGACCCCTCATGAGTAG
- a CDS encoding B12-binding domain-containing radical SAM protein: MRILLATLHSKFIHASLALPYLAAYCSDLGQFVIREFTIHEPRENILAMILAEDPDVVAFSVYLWNRRETFDLIDALGVVCPDLRIVVGGPEVSFEAPSLFDRHPGLTALIRGEGELPFRGLLQAWAKGEKPSQVPRLMWREGNQGGQGPDTPPIEDLDAIPSPFALGLIDLNRGFVYYETSRGCPYRCAFCLSARDERVRAFSMERIRSDLRLLMDHEVPKIKLVDRTFNYDAKRAREIFREILTHNRGSHFHFEIGAHLLDEATLSLLEEVPPGMFQFEIGVQSTLPGTLNVINREASLELLETNVRRLREKSNVALHLDLIAGLPEEGYIDFLKSLDRVAALRPHHLQIEPVKLLPGAPLREQAPNLQLKFDPNPPYTVLRTADLDHTDLERLRGISRLLDLTYNAGRLDRFLGALQKSAGSFSAALEQLENYWRREGLLRFPLSQKAVFEHLARFVSQGFSAPRQNILREQLARDFAHCERVVPGNAPDFFDSRLHPQEQQHVHRLVQEETARVKGQGVKIQFFAAAFHHLEELDERRIILFIYETASGRGLKVKEIRL; the protein is encoded by the coding sequence ATGCGTATTCTTTTGGCGACACTTCACAGCAAATTTATCCATGCCAGCCTCGCCCTGCCCTATCTGGCCGCCTACTGCAGCGACCTGGGGCAGTTCGTGATCCGCGAATTCACCATTCACGAACCCCGGGAAAATATCCTGGCCATGATTCTGGCCGAAGATCCCGACGTGGTGGCATTTTCGGTCTACCTCTGGAACCGGCGGGAGACCTTCGATCTCATCGACGCCCTCGGCGTGGTGTGTCCGGATCTGCGCATCGTCGTGGGCGGCCCGGAAGTCTCGTTCGAAGCCCCGTCCCTTTTCGACCGACACCCCGGTCTGACCGCCCTCATCCGTGGAGAGGGGGAGCTTCCCTTTCGCGGCCTGCTTCAGGCCTGGGCAAAAGGGGAAAAGCCGTCGCAGGTGCCACGCCTGATGTGGCGAGAGGGAAACCAGGGGGGCCAGGGGCCCGATACCCCGCCGATAGAAGATCTGGATGCGATCCCCTCGCCGTTTGCCCTTGGCCTGATCGATCTCAACCGTGGATTCGTCTATTACGAGACCAGCCGCGGTTGCCCCTATCGCTGCGCTTTCTGCCTGAGCGCGCGCGATGAGCGGGTGCGCGCCTTCAGCATGGAGAGGATCCGATCAGACCTGCGCCTGCTGATGGACCATGAGGTTCCCAAAATCAAGCTGGTGGATCGCACCTTCAATTACGACGCAAAACGCGCACGGGAAATCTTCCGCGAAATCCTCACCCACAATCGCGGCAGTCATTTTCATTTCGAGATCGGCGCCCATCTGCTCGACGAAGCAACCCTGAGTCTGCTTGAGGAGGTCCCGCCGGGGATGTTCCAGTTTGAGATCGGGGTGCAATCCACCCTCCCCGGCACGCTGAACGTCATCAACCGCGAGGCGTCCCTTGAACTCCTGGAAACCAATGTGCGCCGCCTGCGTGAAAAAAGCAATGTTGCGCTGCACCTGGACCTGATCGCCGGGCTGCCGGAGGAAGGCTACATCGACTTTCTGAAATCCCTCGACCGGGTTGCCGCCCTTCGCCCCCATCACCTGCAGATCGAGCCGGTCAAACTGCTTCCGGGTGCCCCCCTGCGCGAACAGGCTCCAAATCTGCAATTGAAGTTCGACCCCAACCCTCCTTATACGGTCTTGCGCACCGCAGATCTGGACCACACCGACCTCGAGCGTCTTCGCGGCATCAGCCGCCTGCTGGATCTGACCTACAACGCCGGACGGCTGGACCGTTTTCTGGGTGCACTGCAGAAGTCAGCGGGCTCGTTCAGCGCGGCGCTGGAGCAGCTTGAAAACTACTGGCGCCGGGAGGGGCTTTTGCGCTTTCCCCTGTCGCAGAAAGCAGTCTTTGAACATCTTGCCCGATTCGTCTCCCAGGGCTTCTCTGCGCCCCGGCAGAATATTCTTCGCGAGCAGCTCGCCCGGGACTTCGCCCATTGCGAGAGAGTCGTGCCCGGCAACGCGCCGGATTTTTTTGATTCGCGCCTCCACCCGCAGGAGCAACAGCACGTTCATCGCCTTGTTCAGGAAGAAACCGCACGCGTCAAGGGACAGGGCGTCAAGATTCAATTTTTTGCAGCTGCGTTTCATCACCTTGAAGAGCTTGACGAGCGCCGCATTATCCTCTTTATTTATGAGACCGCCTCGGGCCGTGGCCTGAAGGTTAAAGAAATACGGCTGTAA
- a CDS encoding sigma 54-interacting transcriptional regulator, translated as MSQNEKKILLVDDDQDLLQLLSMRLERHGYQVSLAQSAEEALARIPVIRPHLVITDLRMEGMDGLALFDAVRRSHGSLPVIILTAHGSIPDAVDATRRGVFTFLTKPFDSRDLLREIERALTLSADTAGQADSDGDQDWRRELLTRSPLMEDLLAKAHLAAASGASVLLRGESGTGKELLARAIHRASNRRDKPFVAINCGAIPDSLLESELFGHAKGAFTGADRNHPGLFKSADGGTLFLDEIGDMPSALQVKLLRVVQERQVRAVGASQTIPVDVRIISATHRNLEEEIEAGNFREDLYYRLNVVSLDLPTLAQRREDIPLLADHFLRQFSEQIGKKVSGFSPEAMETLVGASWPGNIRQLCNVVEQAVALSTTSVIAADLVNHALRETPEEIPPFAEARRRFEQDYLVRLLKITNGNVAQAARLAKRNRTEFYKLLNRHHIAPALFK; from the coding sequence ATGAGCCAAAACGAAAAGAAAATTCTTCTGGTTGATGACGATCAGGATCTGCTGCAATTGCTTTCAATGCGGCTTGAGCGGCATGGTTACCAGGTGAGCCTGGCACAGAGTGCGGAAGAAGCTCTGGCCCGTATCCCTGTGATCCGTCCGCACCTGGTCATAACCGATTTACGCATGGAAGGGATGGACGGCCTGGCCCTTTTCGATGCGGTGCGCCGGAGCCACGGTTCCCTGCCGGTGATTATCCTGACCGCACATGGCTCCATCCCTGACGCGGTGGATGCGACGAGACGCGGAGTTTTTACCTTTCTGACCAAGCCCTTTGACAGTCGCGACCTGCTGCGGGAAATCGAAAGAGCCCTTACCCTCTCGGCTGACACTGCCGGGCAGGCGGATTCCGATGGCGACCAGGACTGGCGCAGGGAGCTGCTGACGCGCAGTCCGCTGATGGAAGATCTGCTGGCCAAGGCCCACCTCGCTGCAGCCAGCGGCGCAAGTGTGCTGCTTCGTGGCGAAAGCGGTACCGGCAAAGAGTTGCTGGCCCGCGCCATTCATCGTGCCAGCAACCGTCGCGACAAACCTTTTGTCGCCATTAACTGCGGCGCCATTCCCGATTCCCTGCTCGAGTCAGAACTTTTCGGGCATGCCAAGGGCGCATTTACCGGTGCAGATCGCAACCACCCCGGTCTTTTCAAGTCTGCCGACGGGGGAACGCTTTTCCTGGATGAAATCGGAGACATGCCTTCCGCGCTACAGGTCAAGTTGCTGCGCGTCGTCCAGGAGCGGCAGGTGCGCGCGGTTGGAGCTTCACAAACGATTCCTGTTGACGTACGCATTATTTCTGCGACTCATCGGAATCTTGAGGAGGAAATTGAAGCCGGAAATTTCCGCGAAGACCTCTACTATCGCCTCAACGTGGTTTCGCTCGATTTGCCGACGCTTGCGCAGAGGCGCGAGGATATCCCTCTGCTGGCCGACCATTTTCTGCGTCAGTTCAGTGAGCAGATTGGCAAGAAGGTCAGTGGTTTTTCCCCGGAAGCGATGGAAACCCTGGTTGGCGCTTCATGGCCCGGCAATATCCGGCAGCTGTGCAATGTTGTGGAGCAGGCCGTCGCATTATCGACGACGTCGGTCATCGCCGCCGATCTTGTCAATCATGCCTTGCGTGAAACGCCCGAGGAAATTCCTCCCTTTGCCGAGGCCCGGCGCCGCTTTGAGCAGGACTACCTGGTCCGTTTGCTCAAAATAACCAATGGTAATGTTGCGCAGGCCGCACGCCTGGCCAAGCGCAACCGGACGGAATTTTACAAATTGCTCAATCGCCACCATATTGCTCCGGCATTATTTAAGTAG
- a CDS encoding SH3 domain-containing protein, with the protein MIRKVVIGSVSVLLLLPSGGLAETRYVSDQLVITLREAARDSAPMIKTLRTDTAVEILGEQGAFFRVREPGGKEGYVLKQYISPQLPKPRQIDHLKKENASLDGMLKKCREELSGLHDTSKDVRAQDRERIAELEALIADLEQEKQTRMENYDVIREKYEKLKAQSENVVQLAEENKQLHTDQSRLSEENVRLAEQNQKLMMKGIIQWFLAGGGVFFIGWLSGKFSRRKKSSFMG; encoded by the coding sequence ATGATTCGTAAAGTCGTGATTGGATCCGTGTCTGTCCTTCTGTTGCTGCCGTCCGGCGGTCTGGCTGAAACCCGATATGTCAGTGATCAGTTGGTGATCACATTGCGGGAAGCTGCACGGGATTCTGCGCCGATGATCAAGACTCTGCGTACCGATACCGCCGTAGAGATTCTTGGAGAGCAGGGGGCGTTTTTTCGTGTCCGTGAGCCGGGAGGCAAGGAAGGCTACGTGCTTAAGCAGTATATCAGCCCTCAACTGCCGAAGCCCCGCCAGATCGATCATCTGAAGAAAGAAAACGCGTCCCTGGATGGCATGCTGAAAAAATGCCGGGAAGAGCTTTCAGGCCTTCACGACACATCAAAAGATGTACGTGCCCAGGACAGGGAGCGGATTGCCGAGTTGGAGGCCCTGATTGCTGATCTGGAACAGGAAAAACAGACCCGCATGGAGAACTACGATGTCATCCGTGAAAAATATGAAAAGCTCAAAGCCCAATCGGAAAACGTCGTTCAGTTGGCTGAGGAGAATAAGCAGCTGCATACCGACCAATCCCGTTTGAGTGAGGAGAATGTCCGTTTGGCCGAGCAGAATCAGAAGCTGATGATGAAAGGAATCATTCAATGGTTTCTTGCCGGGGGCGGGGTCTTTTTTATCGGCTGGCTCAGCGGGAAGTTTTCCCGGCGGAAAAAGTCCTCATTCATGGGTTGA
- a CDS encoding diguanylate cyclase, with product MRLQTRIILLMILFFMLFLAFGVVLIRVLLTPVEITAEEEIAEINLARVAQALRRESEHLGVLIGDWAQWDETYRFVQDRNLKFQVTSLSPDTFRKTRLDLLIFIDKEGETVWSNQFDRPAQQQRHISELPSGTWPLDHPLLQFEDPKKPKTGILVTGHGPLQIASSPVLTSMGTGARQGTVIMGRFLDQDEIKRLNEQTRVSFALHPASEARVPDEKYRLPYYLDRFDLLPEARALLHDPDFSHLLGEDSELSQPRFYRDPQAPDRMRIFAHYPDIHGEPALLLEVRVPRIFNHLGRRLAMVVFASLAAIGILFSAVHLIIIRRIVTKPLGRLRQHIAEVQTDESLSERIGVRSNSEIGELVHEYNKMLERLEEDRRRRVEAEEQLRASERRFKELSIRDDLTGLYNTRYFYQGLKHHFEKCARLNRPLALIFLDVDRFKQVVDTHGHIRGSQALREVAQTIKACIEAPAFAVAYGGDEYVVVLPDKNRADAVRKAEEIRAHMSATSYLAAHGLDVRLTASFGIAGFPEDAQDLEELLAIADSSLFYVKSIGRDGIA from the coding sequence ATGCGCCTGCAAACCCGCATCATCTTGCTGATGATTCTTTTTTTCATGCTGTTTCTCGCCTTCGGCGTCGTGTTGATCCGCGTTTTGCTGACGCCGGTGGAGATCACCGCCGAAGAGGAGATTGCCGAAATCAACCTGGCCCGCGTCGCCCAGGCCCTGCGGCGAGAATCGGAGCATCTGGGGGTGCTCATCGGCGACTGGGCGCAGTGGGATGAAACCTATCGGTTCGTACAGGATCGCAACCTGAAGTTCCAGGTCACCAGCCTGTCTCCCGACACTTTTCGCAAGACACGCCTTGATCTGCTCATCTTTATCGACAAAGAAGGCGAAACGGTCTGGAGCAATCAATTTGACCGGCCGGCACAGCAGCAGCGCCACATCAGCGAGCTTCCCTCGGGGACCTGGCCGCTTGATCATCCTCTACTGCAGTTCGAAGATCCGAAAAAACCCAAAACCGGCATCCTCGTCACGGGCCATGGTCCCCTGCAGATCGCGTCGAGTCCGGTTCTGACCAGCATGGGCACTGGCGCGCGCCAGGGCACGGTCATCATGGGGCGTTTTCTGGATCAGGACGAAATCAAGCGCCTCAATGAGCAAACGCGCGTCAGCTTTGCTCTGCATCCCGCCAGTGAGGCCCGGGTTCCCGACGAGAAATACCGGCTGCCGTACTACCTCGATCGCTTTGATCTGCTGCCCGAAGCACGCGCTTTGCTGCACGACCCGGACTTCTCCCATCTCCTCGGCGAAGACTCTGAACTCTCGCAGCCCCGCTTCTACCGCGACCCTCAGGCACCGGATCGCATGCGGATTTTTGCTCATTACCCCGATATCCACGGAGAACCGGCGCTTCTGCTGGAAGTTCGAGTGCCGCGCATCTTCAACCATCTCGGCCGGCGTCTGGCAATGGTTGTCTTTGCCTCCCTGGCGGCAATCGGCATCCTTTTTTCCGCGGTTCACCTGATCATCATCAGGCGCATCGTCACCAAACCGCTGGGACGGTTACGCCAGCACATCGCAGAAGTCCAGACGGATGAGAGCCTGTCTGAGCGTATCGGCGTCAGGAGCAACAGTGAGATCGGCGAACTTGTTCACGAATACAACAAGATGCTTGAGCGCCTGGAAGAGGACCGCCGCCGCCGGGTCGAGGCCGAAGAACAATTGCGCGCCAGCGAGCGGCGCTTCAAAGAACTGTCAATCCGCGACGATCTGACCGGGCTCTACAATACCCGCTACTTCTATCAGGGGCTCAAGCACCACTTTGAAAAGTGCGCCCGGCTCAATAGGCCGCTGGCTCTGATATTCCTGGATGTCGACCGCTTTAAACAGGTGGTTGACACTCATGGGCACATCAGGGGAAGTCAGGCACTGCGGGAAGTGGCCCAGACGATCAAGGCCTGCATCGAAGCCCCCGCTTTTGCCGTCGCCTATGGCGGAGACGAATACGTGGTAGTCCTGCCGGACAAGAATCGCGCCGATGCCGTTCGCAAGGCTGAAGAGATCCGCGCACACATGTCCGCGACCTCCTACCTCGCCGCGCACGGCCTTGATGTGCGGCTCACTGCCAGCTTCGGAATTGCGGGATTTCCCGAAGACGCGCAGGATCTGGAGGAATTGCTGGCAATCGCCGACAGCTCCCTGTTCTACGTTAAAAGTATCGGCCGCGACGGCATTGCCTGA
- a CDS encoding radical SAM protein: protein MSEQKTFLTVVADDGGEMFEHPDLMMAGMNGMTPCLPVAAEMIPLPEGSRLFTLPEMPPVGYDPQRREFITVEHLPREWGGGRAQAVCAFMAPGYTRTLLPAADYQRKKQTLPLWAYTAVAWCVEEERFYVAASRVDSNRQWEPDHFDDRELDPLVRRRLRQQSGNRLLEQLARCALDYHCFAAKNLFFERWEAPLPTSPACNSACLGCLSLQPEANECCPSSQERIQFVPTVEELCEVAVPHLEKAKNAIVSFGQGCEGDPILQAETIIPAVREMRRRTGRGTINFNSNASIPDVIPRLAEVGLDSIRVSLNSVREKRYTAYHRPRGYCFADVVESLRRAKSSGLFTMINYLVFPGVTDQREEIEAFVELVEETGVDLVQLRNLSIDPAWYWSAMDEESNGNGMLAMMQEIKKRVPRLQYGYFNRTREQFFPPGFERAWPIDEI, encoded by the coding sequence ATGTCAGAACAGAAAACATTTCTTACCGTAGTTGCCGATGATGGCGGTGAAATGTTCGAACATCCCGACCTGATGATGGCCGGTATGAACGGCATGACCCCTTGTCTCCCCGTTGCTGCAGAGATGATTCCCCTTCCTGAAGGCAGTCGTCTCTTCACCCTGCCCGAGATGCCCCCGGTGGGGTATGATCCTCAGCGCAGGGAGTTCATTACCGTTGAGCATCTGCCCCGCGAATGGGGAGGCGGTCGTGCCCAGGCCGTATGCGCTTTTATGGCGCCGGGGTACACCCGGACCCTGTTGCCCGCCGCCGATTATCAGCGTAAAAAGCAGACGCTTCCCCTGTGGGCCTATACCGCTGTAGCCTGGTGCGTGGAAGAGGAACGTTTTTATGTGGCGGCCTCCCGGGTTGACAGCAACCGGCAATGGGAGCCCGATCACTTCGATGACCGCGAGCTTGATCCGCTGGTTCGGCGCCGTCTACGCCAACAGAGCGGCAACCGCCTGCTGGAGCAGTTGGCGCGCTGCGCCCTTGATTACCACTGTTTTGCCGCCAAAAACCTGTTCTTTGAACGCTGGGAGGCGCCGCTGCCGACATCGCCCGCCTGCAATTCGGCTTGTCTCGGTTGCCTGTCCCTCCAGCCTGAAGCCAATGAATGCTGCCCTTCCAGCCAGGAACGCATTCAGTTTGTCCCGACCGTCGAGGAGTTGTGCGAGGTGGCGGTCCCCCACCTGGAAAAGGCCAAAAACGCGATCGTTTCCTTTGGCCAGGGCTGCGAGGGAGACCCGATTCTGCAGGCCGAAACCATCATTCCCGCGGTCAGGGAAATGCGTCGTCGCACCGGCAGGGGCACCATCAATTTCAACTCCAACGCATCGATTCCCGATGTGATCCCCCGTCTTGCCGAAGTGGGCCTCGATTCGATCCGCGTATCGCTCAATTCAGTGCGGGAAAAGCGCTATACGGCTTATCATCGCCCGCGTGGGTACTGTTTTGCTGACGTGGTTGAATCTCTGCGACGCGCCAAAAGCTCCGGGCTGTTTACCATGATCAATTACCTGGTGTTCCCCGGTGTGACCGATCAGCGGGAGGAGATCGAGGCTTTTGTTGAGCTGGTGGAAGAGACCGGAGTCGACCTGGTGCAGCTGCGCAACCTGAGCATCGACCCGGCCTGGTACTGGAGTGCGATGGATGAAGAATCCAACGGCAATGGTATGCTGGCGATGATGCAGGAGATCAAAAAGCGGGTGCCGCGGCTTCAGTACGGTTATTTCAATCGAACCCGGGAACAGTTCTTCCCGCCCGGATTTGAGCGCGCCTGGCCGATTGATGAGATTTAA